TTTGTTAGTAATTTGTGTTTATAACGATCTAGTATATGTATCCCGCCTAACGAGTTACATGTGATCATCATTTATTCGATACGAACGTAATGTACGTACGTCTCAATTCGTGAGAATGTTTTAATTGGCTTCTCGTCttatgttcaataaaatttttcattaacgGGAAGGATGCAACGATCATAAATCTGTTGACTATTTCGATCACAGCTCGTCCAATTAAATAAATCGTTCGGTCATTTAAAATCTCGATTCGTCTCAATTTCAGTTCGTTTTCTAAGCATGCCTACCGAATGCGAGGAGGCCAATCCTTTGCAGCGAGATTTGGCCGATTCCATTATACTGATGGtgccgctggacgatattcgCATTCTGCTGGCTTGTGGAGCAAAGGTCAACGAACCGGTGACCCAAGGTCTTCGGGCTCTGCACTACGCAGTCTGGCAAAAACACACCGAAGCTGTACGATTGTTGCTCGTCCGTGGTGCTGATATCAATGCAACCGATGACTGTGGGTACAGTGCCTTACATTTGGCCGCCGAACATGGTTATCTGGAACTGACCCAATTGTTATTGGATGCGGGCGCGAAAGTGGATTATCGGCAACCAACCGATGAACTGTATCCACGCACTACATTGTGCGATGAACCACTGCGTTTAGCGTTGAAGAACAGACATTATGTATGAAAGCTGACTCTTCTGAGGAACGAAATCTAGTTTTACAattgaaatctaatttttgcAGGAAGTTGCGAAACTATTACTGGAATACGGTGCTGATCCGAACAAGCGATATTTCTTGGGCGCTGAAATTAATTTGGCTAATGATTCAGAAACTCTGGACCTATTATTGACATACGGCGCTCATACGGAAACTCGAGACAGAGGTGAGATCATTTATCAAGTGCGTGGCATGGAACCATTTTATTGATCcataaaaccattttcttgcAGCCGGCTTGACACCTCTAATGAAAGCTGCCAGACATAGCCAAGGAATGGAACAGGTTCTACTACTGATGAGCTATGGTGCCGATGTAAATGCAATGACTGATGCTAGGAACGATTATCGTACCGTTTTACACTACGCCGTTTTGTCTGGAAACATCATCCTAGTCAATTTGTTGTTGAAACAAGGCGCTAAAGTTGATAAGATCGCTCCATTCCCTGAACCCGACAGACCGAGTCCACTAGATTTAGCTATTCTCCGAGGTGATCCCGCTTTGGTCAGAATACTTCTAGAAGCTGGTAAGtcataaaaatcgaaaatttgtgccGCAAAACTGGTTAAATGAAACGTTTCCACAGGGGCAAATGTAACTCGTTGCAGTCCGATCATTGGTTCCCCATTACACGTTGCCTGCGCGGACAATATACCACATAGAGTCGAAATTATGAaggtaaaatataaattgagcGTTGTCGACGAACAATTTCCCTGATATTGTGTGTGACTGTTACAGATGTTACTCTCCTATGGATCCGATCCAAATCAACGCGTACAGGACGAAACCACAAACGCAATTTTACGCCCCCCGCTAGCCGAATTATTGGCCAGCAACGAAAACACAAACTTCGAGGAATTAAGACTTTTGCTGCGATATGGAGCACGTGTGGTTATGAAGACACAATTCCGAGATCCGGATGGTTTGTTGAACTACTTGGGAAATGTTTCGGAGGCAATGTTCCGTGCATTGATCGACACGGCTGAAGAATTTGATCCGTGCATGATTCGTCGAAATATTCACTTGACGGCCGAACAGAAACGCTTACTGCTGGAGAAGGCAGCAAGGtaagaatttcattgaattttcgttttccattttcttgaacaaaaatttttttgtgcttAAACTTAGTCCTTTGTCGCTGAAAGCACAAAGTCGAACTGTGTTCCGCAAGATGTTTGGCCGAAATCTTCCATCGTCCGTACCCGACCTATTTATCCCCGAAATGCTGCGACGATATTTGCTGTTTGAACATAGTTAAGGCCTTTCCCGATGCGATAAAAATGAACATGTTCCAGAAAGAAAAAGCCACTGCCCACAAGTGTGGTAGCGaacatttttgtgataatttaACGTAACTCTAGATATTTAGACAACTCAAACTGATAAAAATGTCAACTAACCCACATTACGATACATTTAagacgaatttttttgtattttttatattgatgGAAACGAGATTGATAAATTaggcagtgaaatttataGATAGTGAGGGGAAGAGAACCAAGATGCGCAACAAATTGTATAATTCGACtgaacgaaaattatttcgagAATAAAGTTTTACTGAAATTGAACCGGCTTTTACGTTGGATGCCATTAAAAATAGCGAAAC
This region of Bradysia coprophila strain Holo2 chromosome IV, BU_Bcop_v1, whole genome shotgun sequence genomic DNA includes:
- the LOC119085832 gene encoding ankyrin-1-like isoform X2, yielding MPTECEEANPLQRDLADSIILMVPLDDIRILLACGAKVNEPVTQGLRALHYAVWQKHTEAVRLLLVRGADINATDDCGYSALHLAAEHGYLELTQLLLDAGAKVDYRQPTDELYPRTTLCDEPLRLALKNRHYEVAKLLLEYGADPNKRYFLGAEINLANDSETLDLLLTYGAHTETRDRAGLTPLMKAARHSQGMEQVLLLMSYGADVNAMTDARNDYRTVLHYAVLSGNIILVNLLLKQGAKVDKIAPFPEPDRPSPLDLAILRGDPALVRILLEAGANVTRCSPIIGSPLHVACADNIPHRVEIMKMLLSYGSDPNQRVQDETTNAILRPPLAELLASNENTNFEELRLLLRYGARVVMKTQFRDPDGLLNYLGNVSEAMFRALIDTAEEFDPCMIRRNIHLTAEQKRLLLEKAASPLSLKAQSRTVFRKMFGRNLPSSVPDLFIPEMLRRYLLFEHS
- the LOC119085832 gene encoding ankyrin-1-like isoform X1, coding for MDRVRFLSMPTECEEANPLQRDLADSIILMVPLDDIRILLACGAKVNEPVTQGLRALHYAVWQKHTEAVRLLLVRGADINATDDCGYSALHLAAEHGYLELTQLLLDAGAKVDYRQPTDELYPRTTLCDEPLRLALKNRHYEVAKLLLEYGADPNKRYFLGAEINLANDSETLDLLLTYGAHTETRDRAGLTPLMKAARHSQGMEQVLLLMSYGADVNAMTDARNDYRTVLHYAVLSGNIILVNLLLKQGAKVDKIAPFPEPDRPSPLDLAILRGDPALVRILLEAGANVTRCSPIIGSPLHVACADNIPHRVEIMKMLLSYGSDPNQRVQDETTNAILRPPLAELLASNENTNFEELRLLLRYGARVVMKTQFRDPDGLLNYLGNVSEAMFRALIDTAEEFDPCMIRRNIHLTAEQKRLLLEKAASPLSLKAQSRTVFRKMFGRNLPSSVPDLFIPEMLRRYLLFEHS